CGTCGACTTCGAGGAGTTGCCGGGAGATCGCGTGCTGTTTCATGTCGCTCTCTCAAAGCTCAACCGAGATAATTTGGTGACGATCGAAGCGCCGATCAAACGCCGAACACGAATCAAGTCGAGCAACGGCAGCGTTCATGACCGGATCATCGTCGAGACAACGATCCAGGTTGGCCAACATCAGGCCGTGGTCGAACTGGGGCTCGTTTGTCGCCGCACAATGCTTTGCCGAATGCTGCTCGGCCGTACGGCTTTGGCGGGGCGTTTTCTGGTCAATTCCGAAAAACGCTTCTTGCTGAGCGAAAAACCACCGTCGAAAAAAAAGAAAAAACGTCGCCCCAAATCGTGAACGAACCGCTGCCGGCATGCGTAACCGACGAAGGTGAGGAATGTCCCCCCGCTAGCGTTGCTTCGGGTTGTTGGTCCGATCTGGCGAAAATTGCTCTAGGTGATCGCGGCCTTCTGGATTAGGTTTTCTGTAATCTTTACAAACGGTGATTGCGGCATGGAGGGTCGCTGGCCCCTATTTGGGGACCGTCACTGAGCAAAGATCCCAAGAGTCGCACTGCACGGCGACCCTTCGACAAACATGCGGCGCTTGATCGGAATCAGCGTCGTTTTGGCCGCCAACGTTCTCCCCCGGAACTGCCGCGGCGACCAGTAGCGAGTTGCAGGAGGCGACTCGCACAAGCACGATCCCAGAAAACTTGGAGATTCCAAGAGCATGGAAGCTCGTATCTGCTTCGCGGCAGTCATCTTTGGCGCCGTACTCTCGCTAGGCGCTAATCACCGCACCGAAAACTTTGTGGTCACCGCTCCCGACAAGCAAATGGCCCAGCAGACTTGTGAAGCGGCCGAAGGATTTCGTCGCCAACTCGCGATGGAATGGCTCGGACGTGAACTTCCCCCGTGGTCGCAGCCTTGCCCGATCTTGGTCAAAGTAGGGGGCGGCGCCGGCGGTTTCACGCAGTTCGCGTTCAATCGCGGAGTGCCGTTCAACTGGACGATGGAGATTCAAGGCTCCCGCGAGCGAATCCTCGATTCGGTTCTGCCGCACGAAATTTTGCATACCGTCTTCGCGAGTCACTTTGGGCGTCCCCTTCCCCGCTGGGCCGACGAAGGCGCTTGCACGACTGTCGAGCATGACTCCGAAAAGAACAAAAACACCAAGCTGCTGTACGAATGTCTGACGACCGATCGCGGCATCGCGTTCAATCGGATGTTCGCGATGGAAGATTACCCTGCCGACGTCTTGCCGCTCTACGCGCAAGGCTATTCGCTGGCCCGCTTTTTGATCGTCCAGGGAGGCAAGCCAAAGTATGTCGAATACATCGGCGAAGGGATGAAGTCGAACAACTGGACCCGTACGACCAACAAGTTCTATGGCTATCACAGTCTTAGCGACTTGCAGGTCGCCTGGCTCGGCTGGGTGCGTGACGGCAGCTCGATCGCCAACGTTCGCGGTCCGCAAGAGCAAGTCGCCCAGAACGAAACCGAGCCGTACGTTTTGCGAGGACAAAGCCCAGAGGCGCCCAATAATAGCGTAGCCGCAGCGGCCGCAACTCCACGG
The nucleotide sequence above comes from Blastopirellula sp. J2-11. Encoded proteins:
- a CDS encoding ATP-dependent zinc protease; translated protein: MTDENRELAVIGWQEYIALPKWNVPPIRAKSDSGARSSAIDVVDFEELPGDRVLFHVALSKLNRDNLVTIEAPIKRRTRIKSSNGSVHDRIIVETTIQVGQHQAVVELGLVCRRTMLCRMLLGRTALAGRFLVNSEKRFLLSEKPPSKKKKKRRPKS